Within Sorghum bicolor cultivar BTx623 chromosome 2, Sorghum_bicolor_NCBIv3, whole genome shotgun sequence, the genomic segment ttatattcccagtGTTTGACTCAAATCTTATCCAaaatgacttctaaattctatacAGAGAGAGTATCTGGCTAGTTTCGTCACGTTTTCTTTCGGTagtttatttttcctttttccaaGAAAGTACTGCACTTTGTGGCTCCTATATCTTGAAAATACCGTTATTGTACCTTCAAGAGACGTTGAAAGATCATCATTTGTAGTGAAAAAGTGGTACTATCTCTTGGTTACCGTACTGTACCCGAGCCTTCATGAAATTAGATTGTACGCATTTGTTATGAAATTCTTTCTATATTTGGCCTACATGTAGTACAGTCTGCTCAATGAGGGCTATATAAATAGTGACCAAGCCATGTATCCCAACTCCATCAGCACTCACCATATACATATTGTTCTCCTACCTACGTGAACACTACAATGGCAACCGCTAGGTCATTTCTCCTGATCCCGGTCACTCTCTGCTTCCTCCTCGTGCTGGCAGCAGCCGTTGAGCAGCAGGGCAAGGCGACCACCACCCTCCTCCTCATCCATGGCAAAGCGCTATGCAAGAGCAACCCCTCCAGGATCATCAGcagtaagcataagcataatggcTCAAGAagctaaatttttttatttagtacATATAATTACACATATGAAATATTTTGCTTGCCGTACGTCTTGTGTCACCGTGCATCCATCACGCATATATTAATTTCTGCAATTTTTGCCCACACAGACGCTCACGTGCAGTTGGTTATCAACAACACCACTGTCTCCGGCGGCGCCGGCAAAACGACGAGCGACGGCCACATCCTCATCACCGTGAAACTGAACTCAGAGCAGCTGGCCGCCGTGatgagcaacagcagcagcagcagcaaggcgTACGTCACCGCTCCTCCGCACGCCTGCGGCGCGCCAAGTCTCCCCGCCGGGAAGGTGGTAGCGGCGGAGGTCAAGCCGATCGCTACGATCACTGTCAGCGACCATGACGACGCTGGCAGCGTGCAGAGGCCGACCATTGCCGCCATACATACGGCTGGGTCCATCCTTTTAGCTGCAGTCGACGAATTCGCCTGCGTGGCGATTACTGGGGGGCTATTAGGCGGATCTCTCATCGGTTAGAACCATTTGATGTGCAATTCGATCGTTTATATATGTATAATACGCCATCAGCCTCTTTCCATGACACGTACTGTTGGGCCTGAGCGTATACAGACTAGCTTTGGTGGCGTAGATGATAAAAATTGGGTGTCACATAATGGTACCGATGAAAACTATCTACTATATCGTAATAATAAAATCAGATATATCTGTTACCTACGCATGGGCGCATGGCCTGTATGAACATGTATGCTCCCAATATGATAATATCGGGGATATGGAGTATTTAAAAAAATGTGTTTAAAATTTTGTATCATATGACTTGGGAGTGTAAgtttgtgatatatatatatatatatatatatatatatatatatatatatatatatacaagtgctattgtacaccctaggtgtagaatactattctacaccgaactcttatactgagcaaaattcagtaCCGTTCAGTATTcatgtttcagtattgttcagtatttcgtggtcctgAGTGTAGTATCAGATGATACTGAACACGTttcagtactgctcagtattttttctactcagatactataacattacggtaaatatccccatgtgttatagtaacccaactatcgtaaatatgtatacatattatcgtaaattagtatactcactctaaaccctaaaccctaaaccctaaaccctaaagctAGCTATAGAGTATACTCACTCTatagctagctacaaaatatgttATTCTATAGCCACTTtcatttacgataattttatatactaatttacgataatatgtatacatatttacgatagttgggttactataacacatggggatatttaccgtaatgttatagtaaaccacttagtaaggagttactgtaatcttgtaaattaatatagtaattatcgtaactcaaagtgactacaaaataagttattttgtagctagctacagagtaatatatatatatatatatatatatatatatatatatatatatatatatatatatatatatatatatatatatatatatatacatatatatactctcTTTCAGTAAAAAAAAAGCTAGAAACAGATGGTGGTAAAAAAGTTAAAAATTTATGTAAAAGAATTACATTGAAAAAGCTACGCTAAAAATTTATGGTAATAAGCATTGTAATAAAAGTTGTGCGTATAAATTTGTAGCTTTATAATCTAGGAAGTTGTAGAAAAGGATATTTTCAAAATAGCAAGTTGCTAAGACACTCCGATATAGTTGCATTTTTTAGCGACATGTCCCCTTTCTCTAAAATATCAATATAGGAGACCGATAAAATATTAAAAGGGATAGAGGATGTTTACTACTCAAAGAGGATACAACAGAATACACACATTTACAAACACAACACCACCATCAACATGCGCGAGATAGAGCGGAGGACAACCACAAAACATAGAAAGGGGAACAAAGAACTCCCATAATAAGCATGTAGGTGACACGGGTAAtttttctctccctctcctctcctttcCATTTCATCTTTCTTTCTTGCATTTCCTCAAAGCCCCAAACTTGGTGGGGCTGCTCGTCTCCAACATGTCTAATCATGGGGGCCTAGCGGTGGCGGAGGAGTGCGACGATGGTGCTTGTAGTCGGGTACACCAATGTATACTTGTGGTCGGTATGGAGGAGTGGGGTTGCGACTCAATGATGTTGCTTGTGAGTTGTGACCTAGCGCGACGTCCCAATTCTGTTGGAGTCAAAGAGCATAATGTGGGCAAACTCTGGCAGTGATGACTACACGCAAGTGTCTGGGGGCTCCGAGAGTAGCAGCACACGGGCGAGTGCTTAGAGGGAGGCAGTGTCTCAACCCACACCATCAACAACAGCGTTTGTGTGGTGGTAAACACAGTGACTATAGCGCTCCTCCAATATGCTGTGGATAGAGGGATTGCATGAGAAAATTGTCATAGGAAAGGAGATTGAAGCAGTCTCCCCTTTCTTTAGGGAGATAGGAGAGATGTTGAgggttttagaaaaaaatagaaaaaaatattggagcatattattttcatcatatttttttagaaaaaagagaTTTGTTTTTCTCAATCGTGTGGAGTTGCTTTCagtgtatttttaataaaatgaGCTAAGTACTATCTCCTACATGCCACTCATCATTTATGTCCCACATGCAagaattttttttctatatattcTCTCATGTCATCTATGAAAGAGAGAATTTATTTTTTGAAACATATCTATGAAAGAGATAATGGTGGTGTGCTATTGATGAATTGGTTGAATATAGCACTTTTATCCTCAcgctagtataaagtttttgacCTCTACCTTGTTCATTGTGGTAGCTAATGCGTTTAGACCTGGTCATGGAAGACCCGCAGATCGACGCACGCACAACCATTGACGTCCAGGCCTTAACGAACGAATATTTCATGTTGGTTTTGGCCCAGCCCAGTTAATAGCAATTTGGGCCTCATTCTTCTCAAGAAAATGGTCCAGCCCATCTACCTTGCCCGTCATTAATTGCCTCGTATTTAAGTTCTCTACGCTCCCATCACGCACTAGAACCCTAGCGCccgtcccgccgccgccgcagccgccgctGCAGCACCACCGCTCCGTTTCACAACCATGGTAATCTCGTCtttctcctcttcctcttcatcgCCCTCAGAACCCGCTACTGGCTTACACGATAACCTC encodes:
- the LOC110432438 gene encoding uncharacterized protein LOC110432438 isoform X1 — its product is MATARSFLLIPVTLCFLLVLAAAVEQQGKATTTLLLIHGKALCKSNPSRIISNAHVQLVINNTTVSGGAGKTTSDGHILITVKLNSEQLAAVMSNSSSSSKAYVTAPPHACGAPSLPAGKVVAAEVKPIATITVSDHDDAGSVQRPTIAAIHTAGSILLAAVDEFACVAITGGLLGGSLIG
- the LOC110432438 gene encoding uncharacterized protein LOC110432438 isoform X2 gives rise to the protein MATARSFLLVPVTLCLLVLAAAAEQQGKATTTLLLIHGKALCKSNPSRIISNAHVQLVINNTTVSGGAGKTTSDGHILITVKLNSEQLAAVMSNSSSSSKAYVTAPPHACGAPSLPAGKVVAAEVKPIATITVSDHDDAGSVQRPTIAAIHTAGSILLAAVDEFACVAITGGLLGGSLIG